Proteins from a genomic interval of Nerophis lumbriciformis linkage group LG01, RoL_Nlum_v2.1, whole genome shotgun sequence:
- the tlr9 gene encoding toll-like receptor 9: MMGNCPLPYQRIPKHDSCDVKISENALASLHNLQYLNVSGNSLTSIPQLPRSLIVLDLKSNHIFNISEPLKTPHLQELLLASNCFYANPCNHSARISEEVFKQLTQLKTLDLVSINLTAVPKGLPVSLEFLDLGQNTITEILKGAFANLTSLRHLNLAWNCQRCDHTARPCFPCPQNKPLQLNPLSFDVKNSSITYLSLRGNSLTTIPEGLFRPLNNLKELDLSDNFLSYPIRNGTFFTDLTHLTSINFFYNNEPLHTFSNMTLSPYITSMSNLQELKLSGNFFHSFLSDSLCLLSEFKLLKRLELRINFINYFNFTALRQMPSLVYIDLSQNMLSLSQCWVYPSCESLSEQGCQSQNLYKYEYNEPALTLLSQDISSERDMMESNQLRMPEMLEKNEFKFKFPGDFITELCSNRLTLDLSQNDIVYLNDSLFIGMENVSCLDLSFNYMNLPLKGKQFARLKKMLVLNLSYNRLDLYYKDAFMDIKNTLRVLDLSNNQFHFKMKGMGHYFEFLSNLKMLEVLSLANNAIGMRIDTELNSDSLKYLYFNGNKLFIMWESDNNRYTSFFQNLTSLLLLDISNNKLKYITFDVLCSLPRSIQYLKISYNKLDRFPWQNISALSNLTHLDLNHNHIDFLPSEGVEFPDQFNFLDLSNNNLKAIPQDFFSKAKSLQYLLLDHNQIKEFSRQFFPTPFKNGSALKYLTLHCNYFRCDCETSWFAEYLVTTPVQIPYLTTSVRCQYPESKLGKNVLSIDQRSCQDIYGSVPFLVCSFFTVVLTLLPLLKHLYGWDLWYCLHVFWAGIKGYSKLPDNDSKHRYDAFVVFDTINLAMRDWVYKELLVHLESEGPRRFCLCLEERDWIPGLSCIENLHNAVHNSVKTVFVLSSSVTNHETVNGVTRQAFFMVQQRLLDEKVDVAVLVLLDEMFPKLKYLQLRKRLCRKSVLSWPKNPHAQPIFWNELRMALKSDNLRFYDNNMSESFN, translated from the exons ATGATGGGTAATTGCCCACTGCCTTACCAGAGGATCCCAAAACATGACTCTTGTGACGTGAAGATCTCAGAAAATGCCTTAGCGAGCCTGCATAATCTGCAATATCTAAATGTGTCAGGAAACAGCCTCACCTCTATACCGCAGTTACCCAGAAGCCTTATTGTTCTTGATCTAAAAAGCAATCACATCTTTAACATTAGCGAGCCTTTAAAGACTCCACACCTACAAGAGCTCTTACTCGCCAGTAACTGTTTTTATGCAAATCCCTGCAACCACTCTGCCAGAATCAGTGAGGAGGTTTTCAAACAGCTTACTCAACTCAAAACTCTTGACTTGGTGTCTATTAATTTAACAGCTGTCCCTAAAGGACTGCCAGTTTCACTTGAGTTCCTGGATTTAGGACAAAATACAATCACAGAGATTTTGAAAGGTGCATTCGCTAATCTGACAAGTCTTAGACATTTAAATCTAGCGTGGAATTGCCAGCGCTGTGACCATACAGCAAGGCCCTGCTTTCCTTGCCCACAAAATAAGCCATTACAACTAAATCCACTGTCATTCGATGTAAAGAATAGCTCCATCACATACCTCTCTTTGAGGGGAAACTCTCTGACAACAATTCCTGAAGGCCTTTTCAGACCTTTGAACAATTTGAAAGAGTTAGATCTTTCTGACAACTTCCTGTCATATCCCATACGTAATGGTACGTTCTTCACAGATCTGACTCACCTCACTTCAATCAACTTCTTCTATAACAATGAACCATTGCATACATTTTCAAATATGACTCTCTCACCGTATATTACCAGCATGTCTAATCTACAAGAACTTAAACTGAGTGGGAATTTTTTCCATTCATTTCTATCAGACAGTCTGTGCCTGCTGTCAGAATTTAAACTTCTAAAGAGGCTGGAATTGAGAATTaactttattaattattttaatttcacAGCTTTGAGACAAATGCCTTCTCTCGTATATATTGACCTCTCCCAAAACATGCTGAGTTTATCTCAATGCTGGGTATATCCCTCATGTGAGAGCTTGTCAGAGCAAGGTTGTCAGAGCCAGAACttgtataaatatgaatataatgAGCCAGCCCTGACCCTATTATCTCAAGACATCTCCTCTGAAAGAGACATGATGGAATCCAATCAGTTAAGAATGCcagaaatgttggagaaaaatgaatttaaatttaaatttccaGGGGACTTTATAACTGAGTTGTGTAGCAACAGGCTGACGTTAGATCTTTCCCAAAATGACATTGTGTATTTAAATGATTCACTCTTCATCGGCATGGAAAATGTTTCTTGTTTAGACTTGTCTTTCAATTACATGAACCTGCCATTGAAAGGCAAGCAGTTTGCGAGACTGAAAAAAATGCTAGTCCTGAATTTGTCTTATAATAGACTTGATTTATATTACAAAGATGCCTTTATGGACATTAAAAACACTCTAAGGGTACTAGACCTAAGTAATAATCAGTTTCATTTCAAAATGAAGGGCATGGGTCATTACTTTGAGTTTCTTTCCAATCTGAAAATGTTGGAAGTGCTGAGTTTGGCGAACAATGCCATTGGGATGCGAATAGATACGGAGCTAAATAGCGACTCTCTTAAGTACCTCTACTTTAATGGAAATAAACTTTTCATAATGTGGGAGTCTGATAACAACAGATACACTAGCTTTTTCCAAAACCTTACAAGTCTCCTCCTTTTGGACATCTCCAACAACAAGCTGAAATACATTACATTTGATGTGTTGTGCAGTCTTCCAAGAAGTATCCAGTACCTCAAAATCAGTTACAATAAGCTAGACCGTTTTCCATGGCAAAACATTTCTGCACTCAGCAATTTAACGCACCTCGACTTGAATCACAATCACATCGACTTTTTGCCTTCTGAAGGTGTTGAATTTCCAGACCAATTTAATTTTTTAGACCTCAGTAACAACAATTTAAAGGCGATTCCCCAGGATTTTTTCAGTAAAGCCAAATCCTTGCAATACCTGCTCCTCGACCACAATCAAATTAAAGAGTTTAGCAGACAGTTTTTTCCCACCCCATTTAAAAATGGCAGTGCTCTCAAATATCTCACTCTGCATTGTAATTATTTTAGATGTGACTGTGAAACCTCCTGGTTCGCAGAATACTTGGTTACCACTCCTGTACAGATTCCTTATCTCACCACATCTGTACGATGTCAATACCCGGAATCCAAACTGGGTAAGAACGTATTGTCTATAGACCAGCGTTCATGCCAGGACATATATGGCAGTGTACCGTTTCTTGTTTGTTCCTTCTTTACTGTAGTACTTACTCTCCTGCCCTTACTTAAGCATCTCTATGGTTGGGATTTGTGGTATTGCTTGCATGTGTTTTGGGCAGGAATCAAAGGGTACTCCAAGCTGCCAGATAATGATTCCAAACACCGCTATGATGCGTTTGTGGTTTTTGACACTATTAACCTGGCAATGAGAGACTGGGTGTACAAGGAGCTATTAGTCCACCTGGAGAGCGAAGGTCCCAGAAGGTTCTGTCTCTGTTTGGAAGAAAGGGATTGGATACCTGGACTGTCATGCATTGAAAATCTACATAATGCTGTCCATAACAGTGTGAAGACAGTATTTGTGCTGTCCAGCAGTGTTACTAATCATGAGACCGTGAATGGTGTCACCCGCCAGGCATTCTTCATGGTTCAACAGCGACTTCTGGAtgaaaag GTGGATGTAGCGGTGCTCGTGCTGTTGGATGAGATGTTTCCCAAACTGAAGTATCTTCAACTGAGGAAAAGGTTGTGCAGAAAGTCGGTGTTATCTTGGCCCAAAAACCCACATGCTCAGCCAATTTTCTGGAATGAATTAAGAATGGCACTCAAATCAGACAACCTACGATTTTATGACAACAACATGAGTGAAAGTTTTAATTAA